In Streptomyces sclerotialus, one genomic interval encodes:
- the ngcE gene encoding N-acetylglucosamine/diacetylchitobiose ABC transporter substrate-binding protein, whose product MGSTSETSRRDLIKRSVALGVFAVPTMGVLASCASGGDSGGGDKVEKGTKSAKNPLAVNDSAPLDVVIFDGGFGEKYAKDAEALYVAAYPKTKGKIKHASTQKIQSTLQPRFNGGNPPDLVDNSGAEQMDFSTLVGKDQLTDLTPLLDAPSIDDPKKKVRDTLRPGVVEMGQFGGSEILTLYYAYTVYGVWYSRTNLKKLDAEYPETWDDMLALCAKAKKKGVAGWTYPGKYPYYVPFSLYPFIAKIGGSEVLRRIDNLEPGAWKDPAVRAAFEAYYELYKKGYILQGSPGLDHLQSQKAWAEGKALFIPNGSWVENESGKQIDKAGDFDLAVGAPSGLDSSDKMPFGTLWASGGEPFIVPKQANNPEGGMELLRIMLGEKASKNFTKQVSSLTSLNGGTEGLTLPPGLSSAQAALEKAGKNVLNPRLQDWYVALQKEKIGVGCIGEMMAGRMTPAEAINKIQKYADETRKDASIKKYKR is encoded by the coding sequence ATGGGATCCACCTCAGAAACCAGCCGTCGCGATCTGATCAAGCGGTCCGTGGCGCTCGGAGTGTTCGCCGTTCCGACGATGGGCGTGCTCGCGTCGTGCGCGAGCGGCGGTGACAGCGGCGGCGGTGACAAGGTAGAGAAGGGCACCAAGTCCGCGAAGAACCCGCTCGCCGTCAATGACAGCGCGCCGTTGGACGTGGTCATCTTCGACGGCGGTTTCGGTGAGAAATACGCCAAGGACGCCGAGGCCCTGTACGTGGCCGCTTATCCCAAGACCAAGGGCAAGATCAAGCACGCCTCCACGCAGAAGATCCAGTCCACCCTGCAGCCCCGTTTCAACGGCGGCAACCCGCCGGACCTGGTCGACAACTCCGGTGCGGAACAGATGGACTTCAGCACCCTCGTCGGCAAGGACCAGCTGACGGACCTGACGCCGCTGCTCGACGCGCCGTCGATCGACGACCCGAAGAAGAAGGTCCGCGACACGCTGCGGCCCGGCGTCGTGGAGATGGGGCAGTTCGGCGGCTCGGAGATCCTGACGCTCTACTACGCCTACACGGTCTACGGCGTGTGGTACTCCAGGACCAACCTCAAGAAGCTGGACGCGGAGTACCCCGAGACCTGGGACGACATGCTCGCGCTCTGCGCGAAGGCGAAGAAGAAGGGCGTCGCGGGCTGGACGTACCCCGGCAAGTACCCGTACTACGTGCCGTTCAGCCTCTACCCCTTCATCGCGAAGATCGGCGGCTCCGAGGTGCTGCGCCGGATCGACAACCTGGAGCCGGGGGCCTGGAAGGACCCCGCGGTCCGCGCCGCGTTCGAGGCGTACTACGAGCTCTACAAGAAGGGGTACATCCTCCAGGGCAGCCCGGGCCTGGACCACCTCCAGTCGCAGAAGGCGTGGGCCGAGGGCAAGGCGCTGTTCATCCCCAACGGCTCCTGGGTGGAGAACGAGTCCGGCAAGCAGATCGACAAGGCCGGCGACTTCGACCTCGCCGTGGGTGCCCCCTCCGGCCTCGACTCCTCCGACAAGATGCCGTTCGGCACCCTGTGGGCGTCCGGCGGCGAGCCGTTCATCGTGCCCAAGCAGGCGAACAACCCCGAGGGCGGCATGGAGCTGCTGCGCATCATGCTCGGGGAGAAGGCGTCCAAGAACTTCACCAAGCAGGTCTCCTCGCTCACCTCGCTGAACGGCGGGACCGAGGGGCTGACGCTCCCGCCGGGCCTGTCGTCCGCGCAGGCGGCCCTGGAGAAGGCGGGCAAGAACGTCCTCAACCCGCGCCTCCAGGACTGGTACGTGGCCCTGCAGAAGGAGAAGATCGGCGTCGGCTGCATCGGCGAGATGATGGCCGGCCGGATGACGCCCGCGGAGGCCATCAACAAGATCCAGAAGTACGCGGACGAGACCCGGAAGGACGCCAGCATCAAGAAGTACAAGCGCTGA
- a CDS encoding sugar ABC transporter permease, which produces MSSDLTKSAAGAPAEQPVEKSAVPAAAVDPRLLVREQGFKGYWTDFTRRMRGGELGSLPVVLGLIVIAVIFQLQTSSFLSAGSLANIGVYTSGLGIMAVGIVFVLLLGEIDLSVGSVAGVGAAVWAVLSVTNGLNDWLSVLIALACGLLIGALHGFFFAKIGVPAFVVTLAGFLGWSGLQIWLMGSEGSINTPDDSLVAYLTGYYFEDKAAAYGLALVAVLAYAGSLLLDTKRRKAAGLPSRPLSEVGLRTAVVAVIAFVVAYVLNEPAGARGLPLALVLFLAVLVIADFVVRRTGYGRQIFAVGGNAEAARRAGINVDKVRITVFAISGMLAVFGGLFIASLQGGATKNLGAGNTLMNVIAAAVIGGTSLFGGRGKIWSALLGMLVIQSIQQGLNLLGMASEIQFMITGAVLLAAVVIDSVSRRTQKTAGRT; this is translated from the coding sequence ATGAGCAGCGACCTCACCAAGAGCGCGGCGGGCGCCCCGGCGGAGCAGCCGGTGGAGAAGAGCGCCGTACCGGCCGCCGCCGTCGACCCCCGCCTGCTCGTCCGCGAGCAGGGCTTCAAGGGCTACTGGACCGACTTCACCCGGCGGATGCGCGGCGGCGAGCTGGGGTCGCTGCCGGTCGTCCTCGGTCTGATCGTCATCGCGGTCATCTTCCAGCTCCAGACCAGCAGCTTCCTGTCGGCCGGCTCCCTCGCCAACATCGGGGTCTACACCTCCGGCCTCGGCATCATGGCCGTCGGCATCGTCTTCGTCCTGCTGCTGGGGGAGATCGACCTCTCGGTCGGCTCGGTGGCCGGTGTGGGCGCCGCGGTCTGGGCCGTGCTCAGCGTCACCAACGGCCTGAACGACTGGCTGTCCGTACTGATCGCCCTCGCCTGCGGGCTGCTCATCGGCGCGCTGCACGGCTTCTTCTTCGCCAAGATCGGCGTGCCCGCCTTCGTGGTCACCCTGGCCGGCTTCCTCGGCTGGAGCGGCCTGCAGATCTGGCTGATGGGCAGTGAAGGCTCCATCAACACGCCGGACGACAGCCTGGTCGCCTACCTCACCGGCTACTACTTCGAGGACAAGGCCGCGGCGTACGGCCTGGCGCTGGTCGCCGTCCTGGCGTACGCGGGCTCGCTGCTGCTGGACACCAAGCGGCGCAAGGCCGCCGGGCTGCCCTCGCGGCCGCTGAGCGAGGTGGGGCTGCGCACCGCCGTGGTCGCGGTGATCGCCTTCGTCGTCGCGTACGTGCTGAACGAGCCGGCGGGCGCGCGCGGCCTGCCGCTGGCCCTCGTGCTCTTCCTGGCCGTCCTGGTGATCGCCGACTTCGTGGTCCGCCGGACCGGCTACGGCCGGCAGATCTTCGCGGTCGGCGGCAACGCGGAGGCGGCCCGCCGGGCCGGCATCAACGTCGACAAGGTCCGGATCACGGTCTTCGCGATCTCCGGGATGCTCGCCGTGTTCGGCGGGCTCTTCATCGCCAGCCTGCAGGGCGGTGCCACGAAGAACCTCGGCGCGGGCAACACGCTCATGAACGTGATCGCCGCGGCGGTCATCGGCGGTACCAGCCTCTTCGGCGGCCGCGGCAAGATCTGGTCGGCGCTGCTGGGCATGCTGGTCATCCAGTCCATCCAGCAGGGGCTGAACCTGCTGGGCATGGCCAGCGAGATCCAGTTCATGATCACGGGTGCGGTGCTGCTGGCCGCCGTCGTGATCGACTCGGTCTCCCGCCGGACCCAGAAGACGGCCGGCCGCACGTAA
- a CDS encoding carbohydrate ABC transporter permease has protein sequence MTAQTDPPELQGVTKGAAPGVARAGGTGAGGAAAPEPHVAADGRGPRRNGGEGGVLNVFSHGVLVIWGVLVTMPLLWAVVSSFKDDTEIFGSPWGLPSALHFENWARAWEKANMAQYFANSLIVVGGSLVGTMLLGSMAAYVLARFEFRGNRFIYFLFVGGMGFPVILALVPLFFVMKNMALLDTYHGLILVYIAYSLPFTVFFLSGFFRTLPSSVAEAALIDGASHARTFFQVMLPMAKPGLISVGIFNFLGQWNQYLLPTVLNVGDPDKKVLTQGLVALAVSQGYKGDWSGLFAGLTIAMLPVLAAYIIFQRQVVAGLTAGAVK, from the coding sequence ATGACCGCACAGACCGATCCCCCCGAGCTCCAGGGCGTCACGAAGGGCGCAGCGCCGGGCGTCGCGCGGGCCGGCGGTACGGGAGCGGGCGGCGCGGCCGCGCCGGAGCCGCACGTCGCCGCCGACGGCCGGGGCCCCCGGCGGAACGGCGGCGAGGGCGGCGTACTGAACGTCTTCTCGCACGGTGTGCTGGTCATCTGGGGCGTCCTCGTCACCATGCCGCTGCTGTGGGCGGTGGTCAGCTCCTTCAAGGACGACACGGAGATCTTCGGCTCCCCCTGGGGGCTGCCCTCCGCGCTGCACTTCGAGAACTGGGCGCGGGCCTGGGAAAAGGCCAACATGGCCCAGTACTTCGCGAACTCGCTGATCGTGGTGGGCGGTTCGCTGGTCGGCACGATGCTGCTCGGCTCGATGGCCGCGTACGTCCTCGCCCGGTTCGAGTTCCGCGGCAACCGCTTCATCTACTTCCTGTTCGTCGGCGGCATGGGCTTCCCCGTGATCCTCGCGCTGGTGCCGCTGTTCTTCGTCATGAAGAACATGGCGCTGCTGGACACGTACCACGGCCTGATCCTGGTCTACATCGCCTATTCGCTGCCGTTCACCGTCTTCTTCCTGAGCGGCTTCTTCCGCACGCTGCCGTCGTCGGTGGCGGAGGCCGCGCTCATCGACGGGGCCTCGCACGCCAGGACCTTCTTCCAGGTGATGCTGCCGATGGCCAAGCCCGGCCTGATCAGTGTCGGCATCTTCAACTTCCTGGGGCAGTGGAACCAGTACCTGCTGCCCACGGTCCTCAACGTCGGCGACCCCGACAAGAAGGTGCTGACCCAGGGTCTGGTCGCGCTGGCGGTCAGCCAGGGCTACAAGGGTGACTGGTCGGGGCTGTTCGCGGGCCTGACCATCGCCATGCTGCCGGTGCTCGCGGCGTACATCATCTTCCAGCGCCAGGTGGTCGCGGGTCTGACCGCGGGGGCGGTGAAGTAG
- a CDS encoding ROK family transcriptional regulator, with product METPGSQSSLHRANLERVVRAVRMAGSLTQAEIARTTGLSAATVSNIVRELKDGGTVEVTPTSAGGRRARSVSLSGDAGVVVGVDFGHSHLRVAVGNLAHQVLAEESEPIDVDASAAEGFDRAEQLVSRLVETTGIDRSKVVGVGLGVPGPIDVVSGTLGSTAILPGWTGTNPGEELSDRLGVPVHVDNDANLGALGELVWGAGRGAADLAYIKVASGVGAGLVISGQIYRGPGGTAGEIGHITLDESGPVCRCGNRGCLETFASARYVLPLLQPAHGPDLTMPGVVQLAREGDPGCRRVIADVGRHIGSGVANLCNLLNPSRVVLGGDLAEAGELVLAPIRESVSRYAIPSAARQLSVVPGTLGGRAEVLGALALVLSEMGDSTLLDGSLGQDTPAIA from the coding sequence ATGGAGACTCCGGGGTCGCAGTCCTCGCTGCACCGGGCCAATCTTGAGCGGGTCGTGCGCGCCGTACGGATGGCGGGATCGCTCACCCAGGCGGAGATCGCCCGGACCACAGGGCTGTCGGCGGCCACGGTCTCCAACATCGTGCGGGAACTGAAGGACGGCGGCACCGTCGAGGTCACGCCCACCTCCGCGGGCGGCCGCCGGGCCCGCAGCGTCTCCCTCTCCGGCGACGCCGGGGTCGTGGTCGGCGTCGACTTCGGCCATTCGCACCTGCGGGTCGCGGTCGGCAACCTCGCGCACCAGGTGCTCGCCGAGGAGTCCGAGCCGATCGACGTGGACGCCTCCGCCGCAGAGGGCTTCGACCGGGCCGAGCAGCTCGTCAGCCGGCTGGTGGAGACCACCGGCATCGACCGGTCCAAGGTCGTCGGGGTGGGCCTCGGCGTACCGGGCCCGATCGACGTGGTCTCCGGGACGCTCGGCTCGACCGCGATCCTGCCGGGCTGGACCGGCACGAACCCCGGCGAGGAGCTGTCGGACCGGCTCGGCGTGCCCGTGCACGTCGACAACGACGCCAACCTCGGCGCGCTCGGCGAGCTGGTGTGGGGCGCCGGGCGGGGCGCCGCCGACCTCGCGTACATCAAGGTGGCCAGCGGCGTCGGCGCCGGGCTGGTGATCAGCGGGCAGATCTACCGCGGCCCGGGCGGCACGGCGGGCGAGATCGGGCACATCACGCTGGACGAGTCGGGGCCGGTGTGCCGCTGCGGCAACCGCGGCTGCCTGGAGACCTTCGCCTCGGCCCGGTACGTGCTGCCGTTGCTCCAGCCGGCCCACGGCCCGGATCTGACCATGCCGGGCGTCGTCCAGCTGGCCCGCGAGGGCGACCCGGGCTGCCGCCGGGTGATCGCGGACGTCGGCCGGCACATCGGCAGCGGCGTGGCGAACCTGTGCAACCTGCTGAACCCCAGCCGGGTGGTGCTCGGCGGGGACCTCGCCGAGGCCGGGGAGCTGGTGCTGGCGCCGATACGGGAGTCGGTGTCCCGGTACGCCATTCCGAGCGCGGCGCGGCAGCTGAGCGTCGTACCGGGCACGCTGGGCGGCCGGGCCGAGGTACTGGGCGCGCTGGCGCTGGTGCTCAGCGAGATGGGGGACTCCACGCTGCTGGACGGTTCGCTCGGCCAGGACACTCCCGCCATTGCCTGA
- the dxs gene encoding 1-deoxy-D-xylulose-5-phosphate synthase: protein MDKVPRAARHAGAVAGDGRDLLTRIRGPRDLDRLGPEQLEQLAGEIRTFLVDAVSKTGGHLGPNLGVVELTIALHRVFESPKDKVLFDTGHQSYVHKLLTGRQDFGKLRAKGGLSGYPSRAESEHDVIENSHASTVLGWADGLAKANQVRGSDDHVVAVIGDGALTGGMAWEALNNIAVAKDRPLVIVVNDNERSYAPTIGGLADHLATLRTTDGYERFLARGKDLLERTPVVGKPLYETLHGAKKGLKDFIAPQGMFEDLGLKYVGPIDGHDIEALESALQRAKRFGGPVIVHCLTEKGRGYEPAEQDEADRFHGIGVIHPDTGLPVSASGADWTSVFGEEMVKLGREREDIVAITAAMLQPVGLKKFAQAFPDRIYDVGIAEQHGAVSAAGLATGGLHPVFALYATFLNRAFDQVLMDVALHKCGVTFVLDRSGVTGTDGASHNGMWDMSILQVVPGLRIAAPRDADQVRAQLREAVEVDDAPTVVRYSKGAVGPAVEAVGRIGGMDVLRESSAERPDVLLVSVGALAPMCLEIAGLLDKQGISTTVVDPRWVKPVDAALPGLADRHRVVVTVEDNIRSGGVGCAVAQALRDAGVDVPLRDFGIPEKFLDHASRKEIMAEIGLTAPDIARQVTGLVAKIDGRYEDAGGARTAEPAQVAQD from the coding sequence GTGGACAAGGTGCCGCGCGCAGCGCGTCATGCTGGGGCGGTGGCGGGTGACGGGCGGGACCTGCTGACCCGCATCAGGGGACCGCGCGATCTGGACCGGCTGGGCCCGGAGCAGCTGGAGCAGCTCGCGGGAGAGATCCGTACGTTCCTTGTCGACGCCGTCTCCAAGACCGGCGGACACCTCGGCCCGAACCTCGGCGTGGTCGAGCTGACCATCGCCCTGCACCGCGTCTTCGAGTCGCCCAAGGACAAGGTCCTCTTCGACACCGGGCACCAGTCCTACGTCCACAAGCTGCTCACCGGGCGCCAGGACTTCGGCAAGCTGCGGGCCAAGGGCGGCCTGTCCGGCTACCCCTCGCGCGCCGAGTCCGAGCACGACGTCATCGAGAACAGCCACGCCTCCACGGTGCTGGGCTGGGCCGACGGCCTCGCCAAGGCCAACCAGGTCCGCGGCAGCGACGACCACGTCGTCGCGGTGATCGGTGACGGCGCGCTGACCGGCGGCATGGCCTGGGAGGCGCTGAACAACATCGCGGTCGCCAAGGACCGCCCGCTGGTCATCGTCGTCAACGACAACGAGCGTTCGTACGCGCCGACCATCGGCGGCCTCGCCGACCACCTCGCCACGCTGCGTACGACCGACGGCTACGAGCGCTTCCTCGCCCGCGGCAAGGACCTGCTGGAGCGCACCCCGGTCGTCGGCAAGCCGCTCTACGAGACGCTGCACGGCGCGAAGAAGGGGCTGAAGGACTTCATCGCCCCGCAGGGCATGTTCGAGGACCTGGGACTGAAGTACGTCGGTCCCATCGACGGCCACGATATCGAGGCGCTGGAGTCCGCGCTGCAGCGTGCCAAGCGCTTCGGCGGCCCGGTCATCGTGCACTGCCTCACCGAGAAGGGCCGCGGCTACGAGCCCGCCGAGCAGGACGAGGCCGACCGCTTCCACGGCATCGGTGTGATCCACCCGGACACCGGCCTCCCGGTGTCGGCCTCCGGCGCCGACTGGACCTCCGTCTTCGGTGAGGAGATGGTCAAGCTCGGCCGGGAGCGCGAGGACATCGTCGCGATCACCGCGGCCATGCTCCAGCCGGTCGGCCTGAAGAAGTTCGCCCAGGCCTTCCCCGACCGCATCTACGACGTGGGCATCGCCGAGCAGCACGGCGCGGTCTCCGCCGCCGGCCTGGCCACCGGCGGCCTGCACCCGGTCTTCGCGCTGTACGCCACGTTCCTGAACCGCGCCTTCGACCAGGTCCTGATGGACGTGGCGCTGCACAAGTGCGGCGTCACGTTCGTCCTGGACCGCTCCGGCGTCACCGGCACCGACGGCGCCTCGCACAACGGCATGTGGGACATGTCGATCCTCCAGGTCGTCCCGGGCCTGCGGATCGCCGCGCCGCGCGACGCCGACCAGGTACGCGCCCAGCTGCGGGAGGCCGTCGAGGTCGACGACGCGCCGACCGTGGTGCGCTACTCCAAGGGCGCGGTCGGCCCGGCCGTGGAGGCCGTCGGCCGCATCGGCGGCATGGACGTCCTCCGCGAGAGCTCCGCCGAGCGCCCGGACGTCCTCCTGGTGTCCGTCGGCGCGCTCGCCCCCATGTGCCTGGAGATCGCCGGCCTCCTCGACAAGCAGGGCATCTCCACCACCGTCGTCGACCCGCGCTGGGTCAAGCCGGTCGACGCCGCGCTGCCGGGCCTGGCCGACCGGCACCGCGTCGTGGTCACCGTCGAGGACAACATCCGCTCCGGCGGTGTCGGCTGCGCGGTCGCGCAGGCGCTGCGGGACGCGGGCGTGGACGTGCCGCTGCGTGACTTCGGCATCCCCGAGAAGTTCCTCGACCACGCGTCGCGCAAGGAGATCATGGCGGAGATCGGCCTCACCGCGCCGGACATCGCCCGTCAGGTCACCGGCCTGGTCGCGAAGATCGACGGCCGTTACGAGGACGCCGGGGGCGCCCGTACCGCCGAGCCGGCCCAGGTCGCCCAGGACTGA
- a CDS encoding carbohydrate ABC transporter permease — MQHGKYRFIAGFLVLPLAIYAVFVISPFVQAIYYSFTDWTGLSPDFEMVGIDNYTRLFQDGVFWAAVGNSVTLLVLLPVVTISLALFFAFMLNVGGRRTKKAVIGGVRGSGAYKILYFFPQVLSVPIVALLFQFAYNPESGALNSFFSAVGLDGVRPNWLGDPQLALWCVMAAMVWANVGFYVVLFSAGMSSIPKDFYEAALLDGAGRANTFFRITLPLLWDTVQTGWIYMGILALDVSAFAFVQIMSVGPGGPDYSTEVLPLYVYQKTFRDGQAGYATAIGVSLLIVTLIFAAVVMRLGRRERLEF; from the coding sequence ATGCAGCACGGTAAATACCGTTTCATCGCCGGGTTCCTGGTCCTTCCGCTGGCCATCTACGCGGTCTTCGTGATCTCCCCGTTCGTGCAGGCCATCTATTACTCCTTCACGGACTGGACGGGTCTGAGCCCCGATTTCGAGATGGTCGGGATCGACAACTACACGCGGCTTTTCCAGGACGGCGTGTTCTGGGCGGCCGTGGGCAACAGCGTGACCCTGCTGGTGCTGCTGCCGGTGGTGACGATTTCGCTCGCGCTGTTCTTCGCGTTCATGCTCAACGTCGGTGGCCGCCGCACGAAGAAGGCGGTCATCGGCGGGGTGCGCGGTTCGGGCGCGTACAAGATTCTCTATTTCTTCCCGCAGGTGCTGTCGGTGCCGATCGTCGCCCTGCTGTTCCAGTTCGCGTACAACCCGGAGAGCGGCGCGCTCAACTCCTTCTTCTCCGCCGTCGGTCTGGACGGTGTCCGGCCCAACTGGCTGGGCGACCCGCAGCTCGCGCTGTGGTGCGTCATGGCGGCGATGGTGTGGGCCAACGTCGGCTTCTACGTCGTCCTCTTCTCCGCCGGGATGAGCTCCATCCCGAAGGACTTCTACGAGGCCGCGCTGCTGGACGGCGCGGGCCGCGCGAACACGTTCTTCCGCATCACCCTGCCGCTGCTCTGGGACACCGTGCAGACCGGCTGGATCTACATGGGAATCCTGGCCCTGGACGTGTCGGCCTTCGCGTTCGTGCAGATCATGAGCGTCGGCCCGGGCGGCCCGGACTACTCGACGGAAGTACTGCCGCTGTACGTCTACCAGAAGACCTTCCGTGACGGTCAGGCCGGCTACGCCACCGCGATCGGCGTCTCGCTGCTCATCGTCACCCTGATCTTCGCGGCCGTCGTCATGCGGCTGGGCCGTCGAGAGCGACTGGAGTTCTGA
- a CDS encoding substrate-binding domain-containing protein, with product MNAFVRRVVIATTAVSMAATVAACGKAGSGGDDGGDNKTIGLLLPENKTTRYETFDRPFIEQKIEELCSDCVVKYNNAAQETETQKKQFDALITQGVKVIILDAVDYKATKSWVNQAAKKGVQVVAYDRLAEGDISAYVSYDNEKIGRLQGEGLVKALGSDAKDANVVMINGSPTDPNAPFFKKGAHAVLDKQVKKVVYEQDIPDWSPDEANKKMNSAIDAVGKDGFQGVYSANDGMAGGIITALKQRKVDVPVGGQDAELAGLQRILKGEQAFTVYKQIKPQAETTAEVAVKLLKGEKLGSVTPDKVDSLSGDVKGIPAKLYDAEIVTKDDIKDTIIKDKVYKASQICTADYKKACEEAGIK from the coding sequence ATGAACGCATTTGTGCGTCGCGTCGTCATAGCCACCACCGCGGTCTCCATGGCCGCGACCGTGGCCGCCTGCGGCAAGGCCGGCAGTGGCGGAGACGACGGTGGTGACAACAAGACCATCGGTCTGTTGCTGCCGGAGAACAAGACCACGCGCTACGAGACCTTCGACCGCCCCTTCATCGAGCAGAAGATCGAAGAGCTCTGCTCGGACTGCGTCGTGAAGTACAACAACGCCGCGCAGGAGACCGAGACCCAGAAGAAGCAGTTCGACGCGCTGATCACGCAGGGCGTCAAGGTCATCATCCTGGACGCGGTCGATTACAAGGCCACCAAGTCCTGGGTGAACCAGGCCGCCAAGAAGGGCGTGCAGGTCGTCGCGTACGACCGCCTCGCCGAGGGCGACATTTCGGCATACGTCTCCTACGACAACGAGAAGATCGGCCGCCTCCAGGGCGAGGGCCTGGTCAAGGCCCTGGGCAGCGACGCCAAGGACGCCAACGTTGTCATGATCAACGGTTCGCCGACCGACCCGAACGCCCCCTTCTTCAAGAAGGGTGCGCACGCCGTCCTCGACAAGCAGGTCAAGAAGGTCGTCTACGAGCAGGACATCCCGGACTGGTCGCCGGACGAGGCCAACAAGAAGATGAACTCGGCGATCGACGCGGTCGGCAAGGACGGCTTCCAGGGCGTCTACTCCGCCAACGACGGCATGGCCGGCGGCATCATCACCGCGCTGAAGCAGCGCAAGGTCGACGTCCCGGTCGGCGGCCAGGACGCCGAGCTGGCCGGTCTGCAGCGGATCCTGAAGGGCGAGCAGGCCTTCACCGTCTACAAGCAGATCAAGCCGCAGGCCGAGACCACCGCCGAGGTCGCCGTCAAGCTCCTCAAGGGCGAGAAGCTCGGCTCCGTCACCCCCGACAAGGTCGACAGCCTCAGCGGTGACGTCAAGGGCATCCCCGCGAAGCTGTACGACGCGGAGATCGTGACCAAGGACGACATCAAGGACACGATCATCAAGGACAAGGTCTACAAGGCCAGCCAGATCTGCACCGCGGACTACAAGAAGGCCTGCGAGGAAGCCGGCATCAAGTAG
- a CDS encoding ATP-binding cassette domain-containing protein, producing the protein MIHVSAAPVLALRSVSKRFGAVQALTDVTLEIEAGEVVALVGDNGAGKSTLVKTIAGVHPIDEGTIEWEGRPVRINRPHDAQELGVATVYQDLALCDNLDVVANLFLGSELRRASVLDEIAMEKRAKELLDTLSIRIPSVRIPVAALSGGQRQVVAIARALIGDPKVVILDEPTAALGVEQTAQVLDLVERLRERGHGVILISHNMADVQAVADRVAVLRLGRNNGVFPVADTSHEEIIAAITGASDNAVTRRKARTDQVKKEQGAS; encoded by the coding sequence ATGATTCACGTGTCCGCTGCGCCCGTGCTGGCGTTGCGCTCGGTCTCCAAGCGGTTCGGCGCCGTCCAGGCGCTCACGGACGTCACGCTGGAGATCGAAGCCGGTGAGGTGGTCGCCCTGGTCGGCGACAACGGCGCCGGCAAGTCGACCCTCGTCAAGACCATCGCCGGGGTCCACCCCATCGACGAAGGCACCATCGAGTGGGAAGGGCGCCCGGTCCGCATCAACCGGCCGCACGACGCCCAGGAGCTCGGCGTCGCCACCGTCTACCAGGACCTCGCGCTCTGCGACAACCTCGACGTGGTCGCCAACCTCTTCCTCGGCAGCGAGCTGCGCCGCGCCTCCGTCCTGGACGAGATCGCCATGGAGAAGCGCGCCAAGGAGCTGCTGGACACCCTGTCCATCCGCATCCCCAGCGTCCGCATCCCCGTCGCGGCGCTCTCCGGCGGCCAGCGCCAGGTCGTCGCCATCGCCCGCGCGCTGATCGGCGACCCCAAGGTCGTCATCCTCGACGAGCCCACCGCGGCGCTCGGCGTCGAGCAGACCGCGCAGGTCCTCGACCTCGTCGAGCGGCTCCGCGAGCGCGGCCACGGCGTGATCCTGATCAGCCACAACATGGCCGACGTACAGGCCGTCGCGGACCGCGTCGCGGTGCTGCGCCTCGGCCGCAACAACGGCGTCTTCCCCGTGGCGGACACCTCCCACGAAGAGATCATTGCCGCGATCACCGGCGCCTCGGACAACGCCGTCACCCGCCGCAAGGCGCGTACGGACCAGGTGAAGAAGGAGCAGGGCGCGTCATGA